One genomic region from Ammospiza caudacuta isolate bAmmCau1 chromosome 1, bAmmCau1.pri, whole genome shotgun sequence encodes:
- the RNF182 gene encoding E3 ubiquitin-protein ligase RNF182 yields the protein MTTQLPEESVETQSSDELECKICYNRYNLRQRKPKVLECCHRVCAKCLCKIIDFGDSPQGVIVCPFCRFETCLPDDEVSSLPDDNNILLNLACGGKGKKCLPDNPTELLLTPKRLASLVSPSHTSSNCLVITIMEVQRESPQTLNSTPVVEFYRPTSFDSVATVSHNWTVWNCTSLLFQTSIRVLVWLLGLLYFSSLPLGIYLLVSKKVTLGVVFVSLVPSSLVILMIYGFCQCVCHEVLDCMSS from the coding sequence ATGACCACTCAGCTACCAGAGGAGTCTGTGGAGACCCAGAGCTCAGATGAGCTCGAGTGCAAGATCTGTTACAACCGCTATAACCTGCGGCAGAGAAAGCCAAAAGTGCTGGAGTGCTGTCACAGAGTGTGTGCCAAATGCCTTTGCAAGATCATAGACTTTGGGGATTCCCCACAAGGAGTCATAGTGTGCCCGTTCTGCAGGTTTGAAACGTGCCTGCCGGACGATGAGGTCAGTAGTCTTCCTGATGACAACAACATCCTTCTGAATTTAGCTtgtgggggaaagggaaagaagtgCCTACCAGACAACCCAACAGAACTGCTGTTGACTCCCAAAAGGCTGGCATCTCTGGTTAGCCCTTCTCACACCTCTTCTAATTGCCTGGTTATAACAATCATGGAAGTACAAAGAGAAAGTCCCCAGACTCTGAACTCAACGCCCGTGGTGGAATTTTACAGGCCTACAAGTTTTGACTCTGTTGCAACTGTGTCCCACAACTGGACAGTGTGGAACTGCACATCTTTGCTCTTCCAGACCTCGATTCGGGTGCTAGTGTGGTTGCTAGGGCTGCTGTACTTTAGCTCCTTGCCTTTAGGGATTTATTTACTGGTATCCAAGAAAGTCACCCTTGGGGTTGTCTTTGTGAGCCTTGTTCCTTCGAGCCTTGTTATTCTCATGATTTACGGCTTTTGCCAGTGTGTTTGCCATGAAGTTCTAGACTGCATGTCATCTTGA